One window of the Dioscorea cayenensis subsp. rotundata cultivar TDr96_F1 unplaced genomic scaffold, TDr96_F1_v2_PseudoChromosome.rev07_lg8_w22 25.fasta BLBR01001141.1, whole genome shotgun sequence genome contains the following:
- the LOC120255697 gene encoding probable disease resistance protein At4g27220, with amino-acid sequence MEFLSRITGVIVDQACDPIKRHFSYLVCYKRHIDKLEEEFEKLDVRRMDIQRMVDAATCQRLAEAGNEVQTWLEGVSKIAPEVMRIRDEASMISTNFFLNIRMHYKLGREAANHIKAIDDDLLKHKFDIVSHERPPPSTTASLLFNEDYVIFDSRKSHALKILAALKNESVHSIGLWGMGGVGKTTLVKDVAKQAKEHSLFDEVVMVTISQNIDLKKIQTEVAECLGFHLNEESVEVRAVKLADRLTMTDNKVLMILDDLWETLDLIKVGIRFPEMADTCKVVITTRNEYVCERMGCQEIVELKTLSDEESWSLFKRRAGDAAESTPRIRELAWNVARECAGLPLALVVLGIALKGKSSPEIWKTVLMQLKQSMEMDLLDVSKEVFQPIKLSFNYIKSEAAKSCLFHCCLYPEDWDIPKEELMHMMVGGGLLNVKSLEEAQGIVDVLLDHLKARALLLQGSSEGYVRIHDVVRDVAIQISAEDHGFYVQAGQGWTEWPENIDPNCRRLSLMGNDIQDLSPDPMEYPRLETLILRGNKRLASIPEMFFRHMGSLMVLDLSSTGIESLPESFSFLTNLKVLNLENCGSLQDISHINGLKKLAILILEGSPVSIVPEV; translated from the coding sequence ATGGAGTTCTTGAGCAGAATCACTGGTGTGATTGTTGATCAAGCATGTGACCCCATTAAAAGACACTTTAGTTACCTTGTTTGCTATAAACGCCATATTGACAAGTTGGAGGAAGAATTTGAAAAGCTAGATGTTCGTCGGATGGATATCCAAAGAATGGTTGATGCAGCTACATGTCAAAGACTTGCGGAGGCTGGCAATGAAGTTCAAACTTGGTTGGAAGGTGTAAGCAAAATTGCACCAGAGGTGATGAGAATCAGAGATGAAGCTTCCATGATCTCCACCAATTTCTTTCTAAACATACGCATGCACTACAAACTTGGAAGAGAGGCTGCTAATCATATAAAAGCTATTGATGATGATCTTCTAAAACACAAATTTGATATAGTGTCTCACGAGCGCCCACCCCCAAGCACTACTGCTTCACTATTGTTTAATGAAGATTACGTGATTTTCGATTCAAGGAAGTCACATGCACTAAAAATACTTGCAGCACTAAAGAATGAAAGTGTGCACTCAATTGGGCTTTGGGGTATGGGAGGAGTGGGAAAGACAACATTAGTTAAAGACGTTGCGAAGCAAGCCAAGGAGCACAGTTTGTTTGatgaggtggtgatggtgactATATCACAAAACATTGATCTAAAGAAAATTCAAACTGAGGTAGCAGAGTGTTTGGGTTTCCATCTCAATGAAGAAAGTGTAGAAGTAAGAGCTGTCAAGCTTGCAGACAGATTAACGATGACAGATAACAAAGTATTGATGATACTAGATGATTTATGGGAGACCTTAGATCTGATAAAGGTTGGGATTCGATTTCCAGAGATGGCTGACACTTGCAAAGTGGTGATCACAACAAGAAACGAATATGTCTGTGAAAGAATGGGTTGCCAAGAGATAGTTGAGTTGAAGACATTGTCAGATGAAGAATCTTGGAGTCTATTCAAGAGAAGAGCAGGGGATGCAGCAGAGTCCACCCCAAGAATAAGGGAATTGGCATGGAATGTGGCCAGAGAGTGTGCTGGTCTGCCTCTGGCACTGGTGGTTCTTGGCATAGCACTGAAGGGAAAGAGTTCACCTGAGATTTGGAAGACAGTGTTGATGCAACTAAAGCAGTCGATGGAGATGGATCTCCTAGATGTGAGTAAAGAAGTTTTTCAACCCATCAAACTAAGTTTCAATTACATAAAAAGTGAGGCAGCCAAGTCTTGCCTCTTTCACTGTTGTCTGTACCCAGAAGATTGGGATATTCCTAAAGAAGAATTGATGCATATGATGGTTGGAGGGGGCCTCTTGAATGTTAAAAGTCTAGAAGAAGCACAGGGAATAGTGGATGTATTGCTCGACCATCTAAAAGCTcgtgctttgcttcttcaaggTTCGTCTGAAGGCTATGTAAGAATACATGACGTTGTTAGAGATGTGGCGATACAGATCAGTGCAGAAGATCATGGGTTCTATGTACAAGCTGGGCAAGGATGGACAGAGTGGCCAGAAAATATTGATCCAAATTGCCGGCGGCTTTCACTGATGGGCAATGATATTCAAGATCTTAGTCCTGATCCAATGGAGTATCCAAGACTGGAGACGTTGATCTTGAGAGGCAATAAAAGGTTAGCAAGCATCCCAGAAATGTTCTTCCGACATATGGGATCTCTGATGGTACTTGACTTGAGCTCTACTGGCATTGAATCGCTACCAGAATCATTCTCTTTTCTAACAAATCTCAAAGTTTTGAACCTGGAAAATTGTGGTTCCCTACAAGATATATCTCACATTAATGGGTTGAAGAAGCTTGCAATACTAATTCTGGAGGGTTCTCCAGTATCCATTGTTCCAGAGGTGTAG